A single region of the Streptomyces sp. NBC_01262 genome encodes:
- a CDS encoding ArsA family ATPase produces MRTLLVTGPGGSGRTTIAAATAVAEARRGRRVLLLPAHRGGAFSGDLPGVRVIRTDPAASFRADALDVQGRLGSVLDLLGATPLDPEELTELPGAGTLALLRALRDAASEDTWDLVVADLPPVHEALAALALPEQLRRYLGRLVPAERQAARALRPVLAQLAGVPMPGEKLYEAAGRADVELAAAQAVIEDPGTTVRLVVEPGAHAADAIRHARTGLALYGHRLEAVIANRLLPAASPDPWLAELSAQQHKELRALRAELARTPLHEVPHLGREPLNADDLAALALPELPGLVGDRRTKPWTVEDRLASDGHFLWRLPLPGATRERLDLVRRGDELVVDTEGFRRILPLPSALRRCTVAGAALRDGALSVRFEPDPSLWPR; encoded by the coding sequence GTGCGCACACTCCTCGTCACCGGCCCCGGCGGCTCCGGCCGCACCACGATCGCCGCCGCGACCGCCGTCGCCGAGGCCCGGCGGGGCCGTCGCGTCCTGCTGCTCCCCGCCCACCGTGGCGGCGCCTTCTCCGGCGACCTGCCCGGCGTTCGCGTCATCCGCACCGACCCGGCCGCGTCCTTCCGGGCCGACGCACTGGACGTACAGGGCCGCCTCGGCTCGGTCCTCGACCTCCTCGGCGCCACCCCGCTCGACCCCGAGGAGCTCACCGAGCTGCCCGGCGCCGGCACCCTCGCCCTGCTGCGCGCCCTGCGCGACGCGGCTTCCGAGGACACCTGGGATCTCGTCGTGGCCGACCTCCCGCCCGTCCACGAGGCCCTCGCCGCCCTCGCGCTCCCCGAGCAGCTGCGCCGCTACCTCGGCCGGCTCGTCCCCGCCGAACGCCAGGCGGCACGCGCACTGCGCCCGGTGCTCGCCCAGCTCGCGGGCGTCCCCATGCCGGGGGAGAAGCTCTACGAAGCCGCCGGGCGGGCCGATGTGGAACTCGCCGCCGCGCAGGCCGTGATCGAGGACCCCGGCACGACCGTACGACTGGTCGTGGAGCCCGGTGCGCATGCCGCCGACGCGATCCGGCACGCACGTACCGGGCTGGCCCTGTACGGCCACCGCCTGGAGGCCGTGATCGCCAACCGGCTGCTCCCGGCCGCCTCGCCGGATCCCTGGCTGGCCGAGCTGTCCGCGCAGCAGCACAAGGAGCTGCGCGCCCTGCGCGCGGAGCTGGCGCGAACACCGCTCCACGAAGTGCCCCACCTGGGCCGTGAGCCGCTGAACGCCGACGACCTGGCGGCGCTGGCCCTGCCGGAGCTTCCGGGCCTGGTCGGTGACCGTCGTACAAAGCCCTGGACGGTCGAGGACCGCCTCGCATCCGACGGCCACTTCCTCTGGCGGCTCCCCCTGCCCGGCGCGACCCGCGAGCGCCTGGACCTGGTCCGCCGGGGCGACGAACTCGTCGTCGACACCGAGGGCTTCCGCCGCATCCTGCCGCTTCCCTCCGCGCTGCGCCGCTGCACGGTGGCCGGAGCCGCGCTGCGCGACGGCGCCCTCAGCGTCCGGTTCGAACCCGACCCGAGCCTGTGGCCCCGCTGA
- a CDS encoding SRPBCC family protein translates to MAEHTKSSITIDAAPADVMGVISDFARYPEWTGEVKEAEVLSADGEGRAEQVRLLLDAGAIKDDHTLAYSWVGGNEVRWSLVKSQMLRTLDGAYVLAPLDGGKRTEVTYQLTVDVKIPMLGMIKRKAEKVIIDRALAGLKKRVESQAPPESKSASASQA, encoded by the coding sequence ATGGCGGAACACACCAAGTCGAGCATCACGATCGACGCGGCCCCGGCCGACGTCATGGGCGTCATCTCCGACTTCGCCCGGTACCCCGAGTGGACCGGTGAGGTGAAGGAGGCGGAGGTGCTCTCCGCCGACGGCGAAGGCCGCGCGGAGCAGGTCCGGCTGCTGCTGGACGCGGGCGCGATCAAGGACGACCACACGCTCGCGTACAGCTGGGTGGGCGGCAACGAGGTCCGCTGGTCGCTGGTGAAGTCCCAGATGCTGCGGACGCTGGACGGCGCCTATGTGCTCGCGCCGCTGGACGGCGGCAAGCGCACCGAGGTCACCTACCAGCTCACCGTGGACGTCAAGATCCCCATGCTCGGGATGATCAAGCGCAAGGCGGAGAAGGTCATCATCGACCGCGCTCTGGCCGGACTGAAGAAGCGCGTCGAGTCCCAGGCACCGCCCGAGTCCAAGTCCGCGTCCGCGTCCCAGGCCTGA
- a CDS encoding DUF5304 family protein: MSSESTERIDTDAWAKASAEDIAAENARRREQAGQGPGSAADELRRLAEAVADRIAVLRSPAVTIAAETVISQVKQVVEPIRERNPEVFDHLATAGSELLAAYRSAVTGQEARWTAKRSASPTEHIDLD, translated from the coding sequence ATGAGCAGCGAATCCACCGAACGCATCGACACCGACGCCTGGGCCAAGGCCAGCGCCGAGGACATCGCGGCGGAGAACGCACGCCGCCGCGAACAAGCAGGTCAGGGACCCGGCAGCGCCGCCGACGAACTGCGCCGGCTCGCGGAGGCCGTGGCCGACCGGATCGCCGTGCTGCGCAGCCCGGCCGTCACGATCGCCGCCGAGACCGTCATCTCGCAGGTCAAACAAGTCGTCGAGCCGATAAGGGAACGCAATCCCGAGGTCTTCGACCACCTGGCCACGGCCGGCTCCGAGCTGCTGGCCGCCTACCGCTCGGCTGTCACGGGCCAGGAGGCCCGCTGGACGGCCAAGCGGTCCGCAAGCCCCACCGAGCACATTGACCTGGACTGA
- a CDS encoding metallophosphoesterase family protein — MRVHVVSDVHGAVEALSKAGDGADALVCLGDLVLFIDYADHSRGIFPDLFGAENAERMVALRMAKRFDDARALDAELWSGLDKRAAIEAAVRKQYAELFAAFPAPTYATYGNVDIPALWPEYAAPDTTVLDGATAEIGGLVFGFVGGGLRTQYRTPYEVDDEAYAAKVAALGPVDVLCSHIPPAVPELCYDTVARRFERGSEALLDAINETRPKYALFGHVHQPLARRMRIGTTECVNVGHFNATRTPWVLQW, encoded by the coding sequence ATGCGGGTCCATGTCGTCAGCGATGTCCATGGTGCGGTCGAGGCTCTCAGCAAGGCGGGGGACGGCGCCGACGCCCTCGTCTGCCTCGGCGACCTCGTGCTCTTCATCGACTACGCCGACCACTCGCGCGGTATCTTCCCCGACCTCTTCGGCGCCGAGAACGCCGAACGCATGGTCGCCCTGCGCATGGCCAAGCGCTTCGATGACGCCCGCGCCCTCGACGCCGAGCTCTGGTCCGGCCTCGACAAGCGCGCCGCCATCGAAGCGGCCGTCCGCAAGCAGTACGCCGAGCTCTTCGCGGCCTTCCCCGCCCCCACGTACGCCACCTACGGCAATGTCGACATTCCGGCCCTGTGGCCCGAGTACGCGGCCCCCGACACCACCGTGCTCGACGGCGCCACCGCCGAGATCGGCGGCCTGGTCTTCGGCTTCGTCGGCGGCGGCCTGCGCACGCAGTACCGCACCCCGTACGAGGTCGACGACGAGGCCTACGCCGCGAAGGTCGCCGCGCTCGGCCCGGTCGACGTGCTCTGCTCGCACATCCCGCCCGCCGTCCCCGAGCTCTGCTACGACACCGTCGCACGGCGCTTCGAGCGGGGCAGCGAGGCACTGCTCGACGCGATCAACGAAACCCGCCCCAAATACGCCCTCTTCGGGCATGTCCACCAGCCGCTCGCCCGGCGCATGCGGATCGGGACCACGGAGTGCGTCAACGTGGGGCACTTCAATGCCACCCGGACGCCCTGGGTCCTTCAGTGGTGA